Proteins from a genomic interval of Calditerricola satsumensis:
- a CDS encoding pyridoxal phosphate-dependent aminotransferase, with product MGVTVHPSQQVKRLPTQFFASLVAKVNRVRESGADLINLGQGNPDLPTPTHIVKALQEAAEDPIHHRYPPFTGLPTLKAAIVDWYRREHGVMLDPEAEVAILFGAKAGLVEIAQCLLDPGDVCLVPDPGYPDYWSGIALAGAEMVTMPLLRENGFLPDLARIPPAARQRAKLMFLNYPNNPTGACAPEAFFDDVIRFADEHNIVVAHDFAYGAIGFDGRKPVSFLSRPGAKEVGVEFYTLSKTYNMAGWRVGFALGNRDVIRLINLIQDHYYCSLFGAVQMAAVAALTGPQDCVRELVATYQRRRDALYDELRAAGWDLLPCEGSFFAWLPVPKGFTSAAFADLLLEEAHVAVAPGIGFGACGEGYVRVGLLAPEARLREAARRMAHVAQRVSSAAR from the coding sequence ATGGGCGTCACAGTACATCCTTCGCAACAAGTGAAGCGGCTCCCCACCCAGTTTTTCGCCTCCTTGGTGGCCAAGGTGAACCGCGTTCGCGAATCGGGAGCCGATCTCATCAATCTGGGCCAGGGCAACCCCGACCTGCCGACGCCGACGCACATCGTCAAGGCCCTGCAAGAGGCGGCGGAAGACCCGATCCATCACCGCTACCCGCCGTTCACGGGGCTACCGACGCTCAAGGCGGCCATCGTCGACTGGTACCGGCGCGAACACGGCGTCATGCTGGACCCGGAAGCGGAAGTGGCCATCCTGTTCGGAGCCAAGGCCGGCCTCGTGGAAATCGCCCAATGCCTGCTCGACCCGGGCGACGTCTGCCTCGTGCCGGACCCCGGCTACCCGGACTACTGGTCGGGCATCGCCCTCGCCGGGGCGGAAATGGTGACGATGCCGCTGTTGCGAGAGAACGGCTTTCTGCCCGACCTCGCGCGCATCCCACCCGCGGCGCGGCAGCGGGCCAAGCTCATGTTCCTGAACTACCCGAACAACCCGACGGGCGCCTGCGCGCCCGAGGCCTTCTTCGACGACGTGATTCGCTTTGCCGATGAACACAACATCGTCGTGGCCCACGACTTCGCCTACGGGGCCATCGGGTTCGACGGCCGCAAGCCGGTCAGCTTCCTGAGCCGCCCCGGGGCCAAGGAGGTGGGCGTGGAGTTCTACACGCTGTCCAAAACGTACAACATGGCCGGGTGGCGCGTGGGCTTTGCCCTGGGCAACCGCGACGTGATCCGCCTGATCAACCTGATCCAGGATCACTACTACTGCAGCCTGTTCGGCGCCGTGCAGATGGCCGCCGTGGCCGCCCTCACCGGACCGCAGGACTGCGTGCGCGAGCTGGTGGCCACCTACCAGCGGCGCCGCGACGCCCTCTACGACGAGCTGCGCGCGGCGGGGTGGGACCTCCTCCCGTGCGAAGGCTCCTTCTTCGCGTGGCTGCCCGTGCCGAAGGGCTTCACCTCGGCCGCTTTCGCCGATCTCCTGCTGGAAGAAGCCCATGTGGCGGTGGCCCCCGGGATCGGCTTCGGGGCCTGCGGCGAAGGGTACGTGCGCGTGGGCCTGCTCGCCCCCGAAGCACGCCTTCGCGAAGCGGCGCGGCGCATGGCCCACGTCGCCCAGCGGGTCAGCAGCGCGGCGCGGTGA
- the bioB gene encoding biotin synthase BioB, giving the protein MDRPTVTKKATAPKQGWAFWEHLADKAIAGEPPTREEALAVLQADDDELLPILHAAYRVRRHYYGKRVRLNMIINAKSGLCPEDCGYCSQSIVSKAPIAKYPMLSKEVLVEGARKATELKAGTYCIVASGRGPTDRELETVIEAVKEIKAELGLTVCACLGILTEEQARKLKEAGVDRYNHNLNTSEGHYANIATTHTYADRVATLRNVIKAGISPCSGCILGMGESPEDVVEMAFAVRELDIDSIPINFLHAIPGTPLEHLNELTPVYCLKAVALFRFVNPTKEIRVAGGREVHLRTLQPLLLYAANSIFIGDYLTTEGQAPSADYQMLEDLGFEIA; this is encoded by the coding sequence GTGGATCGGCCAACGGTGACGAAGAAGGCGACGGCGCCGAAACAAGGGTGGGCGTTTTGGGAGCATCTTGCCGACAAGGCCATCGCGGGCGAGCCACCCACCCGCGAGGAGGCGCTGGCCGTCCTCCAGGCCGATGACGACGAGCTTTTGCCCATCCTGCATGCGGCCTACCGCGTGAGGCGCCACTACTACGGCAAGCGCGTGCGCCTGAACATGATCATCAACGCCAAGAGCGGGTTGTGCCCGGAAGACTGCGGCTACTGTTCCCAGTCGATCGTCTCCAAAGCGCCGATCGCCAAGTATCCGATGCTGTCCAAGGAGGTGCTCGTGGAAGGGGCGCGCAAGGCGACCGAACTGAAGGCGGGCACCTATTGCATTGTGGCCAGTGGCCGCGGCCCGACCGACCGGGAGCTGGAGACGGTGATCGAGGCCGTCAAGGAGATCAAGGCGGAGCTGGGGCTGACGGTGTGCGCGTGCCTGGGCATTCTGACGGAGGAGCAGGCCCGCAAGCTCAAGGAGGCCGGCGTCGACCGCTACAACCACAACCTCAACACGAGCGAAGGCCACTACGCCAACATCGCCACCACCCACACCTACGCCGACCGCGTGGCGACGCTCCGCAACGTGATCAAGGCCGGCATCTCGCCCTGTTCGGGGTGCATCCTCGGCATGGGCGAATCGCCCGAGGACGTGGTGGAGATGGCCTTTGCCGTGCGCGAGCTGGACATCGACTCCATTCCGATCAATTTCCTGCATGCCATCCCCGGCACGCCCCTTGAGCACCTGAACGAATTGACACCCGTCTACTGCCTGAAGGCGGTCGCCCTGTTCCGCTTTGTCAACCCGACCAAGGAGATCCGCGTCGCCGGCGGGCGGGAAGTGCACCTGCGCACGCTGCAGCCGCTTTTGCTCTATGCGGCCAACTCCATCTTCATCGGCGACTACCTGACCACGGAAGGACAGGCGCCGTCGGCGGACTATCAGATGCTGGAAGACTTGGGGTTTGAGATTGCCTAA
- the bioC gene encoding malonyl-ACP O-methyltransferase BioC: MPMMHTSTNPVDKQAVRRHFGRRAREYDRYAEVQRAMADALLERLAAVEEEPESVWTVLDVGCGTGILTEKLLARYPRARCIAVDLAEEMLAVARERLGSSRVWWVCADIEQWAPDEPVDRIVSNATFQWLTDPAGTLQRLAARLAPGGMLAFATFGPRTFWELDRAFAAAGDREATRRGPIFFAPEAWAAMAEGAGLAVHEVREAHWRKRYPTVRAFLDAVKRTGASHAPAGPLRANRRTLLGMLEQYERLFGEPDGVPATYHVVWIVAQRAR; this comes from the coding sequence ATGCCGATGATGCACACGTCCACCAATCCCGTGGACAAACAGGCGGTGCGCCGCCACTTTGGCCGGCGGGCCCGGGAGTACGACCGCTACGCCGAGGTGCAGCGGGCCATGGCCGACGCGCTGCTGGAGCGCCTAGCCGCCGTGGAGGAGGAGCCTGAGTCGGTATGGACGGTGCTGGATGTCGGGTGCGGGACGGGCATTCTCACCGAGAAGCTGCTGGCGCGCTATCCCCGGGCCCGCTGCATCGCCGTCGACCTGGCGGAGGAGATGCTTGCCGTGGCCCGGGAGCGCCTCGGCTCGTCCCGCGTGTGGTGGGTGTGCGCCGACATCGAGCAGTGGGCGCCCGACGAGCCCGTTGACCGCATCGTGTCAAACGCCACCTTCCAGTGGCTGACCGATCCCGCTGGCACGCTGCAAAGGCTGGCGGCACGCCTGGCCCCGGGCGGGATGTTGGCCTTTGCCACCTTCGGCCCGCGCACCTTTTGGGAGCTGGATCGCGCCTTCGCCGCCGCGGGCGACAGGGAGGCGACGCGCCGCGGTCCGATCTTTTTCGCACCGGAAGCATGGGCGGCGATGGCGGAGGGGGCTGGGTTGGCCGTGCACGAAGTCCGGGAGGCCCATTGGCGAAAGCGCTATCCCACGGTGCGGGCCTTTCTGGACGCGGTGAAGCGCACCGGCGCGAGCCACGCCCCGGCGGGCCCGCTGCGCGCCAATCGGCGCACCCTGCTCGGCATGCTCGAACAGTACGAGCGTCTGTTTGGGGAGCCGGACGGCGTGCCGGCCACGTACCACGTGGTGTGGATCGTTGCCCAACGCGCCCGTTGA
- a CDS encoding alpha/beta fold hydrolase, producing the protein MKGREAKGAAARDAGAFVWVPGWGMPPAVWAPVWPHLAYAAVHVAVDWAGCRAPGDFSHVVRAAVSQAREAGGGPVTVVAWSLGSLVTLSMARDMARDVAALVLVGATARFVAAPDWPHGWDERALRRFARRFARDPASTWRAFVDDLFAPGERVEEPDPRRRLLRAPPVDDALAALAFLAACDARGDLAHCRVPVRLLHGSADAVCPLSGARALAGALPNARLTVWCGAGHAPHVARPRAFARWLAAELAALRRADDATRVRSGPHEGAGKAVVRADAPD; encoded by the coding sequence GTGAAGGGGCGAGAGGCGAAAGGCGCAGCGGCGCGGGACGCGGGCGCCTTTGTATGGGTGCCGGGTTGGGGCATGCCGCCTGCGGTCTGGGCGCCGGTGTGGCCCCATCTCGCCTACGCCGCGGTCCACGTGGCGGTGGACTGGGCGGGGTGCCGAGCGCCGGGGGACTTTTCCCACGTCGTTCGCGCGGCCGTTTCCCAGGCGCGGGAGGCGGGCGGTGGACCGGTGACGGTCGTCGCCTGGTCGCTGGGCAGCCTGGTAACCCTCTCGATGGCCCGGGACATGGCGCGCGATGTGGCCGCCCTGGTCCTCGTCGGGGCCACGGCGCGCTTTGTGGCCGCTCCCGACTGGCCGCACGGCTGGGACGAGCGGGCGCTGCGGCGCTTTGCCCGCCGTTTTGCGCGCGACCCGGCCTCCACGTGGCGCGCCTTCGTTGACGACCTGTTCGCCCCCGGGGAGCGGGTTGAGGAGCCGGATCCTCGCCGGCGTCTTCTCCGCGCGCCGCCGGTGGACGACGCGCTGGCCGCTTTGGCCTTCCTGGCCGCGTGCGATGCGCGGGGGGATCTGGCGCACTGCCGCGTGCCGGTGCGCCTTCTGCACGGCTCGGCCGACGCGGTGTGCCCGCTGTCCGGCGCGCGCGCCCTCGCCGGTGCGCTGCCAAACGCGCGACTGACGGTGTGGTGCGGCGCGGGTCACGCCCCGCATGTGGCCCGGCCGCGTGCCTTTGCCCGCTGGCTCGCGGCGGAGCTGGCGGCGCTTCGGCGTGCCGACGACGCGACGCGGGTGCGCAGCGGCCCGCACGAGGGTGCGGGAAAGGCCGTCGTCAGGGCGGACGCGCCGGACTGA